Genomic segment of Xiphias gladius isolate SHS-SW01 ecotype Sanya breed wild chromosome 16, ASM1685928v1, whole genome shotgun sequence:
CTCGACGTGTGACTGGTAGTCATCTGAATTCGCGCTAGTTAGCTTTAGCTGTTAAACGGCAGCAAAGTCCCTCAACATGTCTAATCGGTTGACTGCAGAGCAGCAGCGAAAGATTGAGGAGAACAGGCGCAGGGCTTTAGAAAGACGAGCCCAAAGACTTGGGCAGGCTGTCAAGCAGACCTCAGCAGGATTCAACAGTACTTCAGTACAGATACAGCCCTCTAAACAGAGCGTTGCTCCGGATCCTGCTGCCCTCGCCCATCACAGAGACACATCTAGCCCAGCTTCTGCACCACAACGGTTTGTTCCATTGCCCAGAAAAGAGTCACAGAGCTTCAACAACCAAACACAAGGTGCTCCAAAGCATCAGCAGTTATCAGATAGTGGCAACCAAATCAACCAGAGTCCGCTTTGTAACCCTGCTTCTTCAAGACAGGTGggatttaattttcaatcatttattctttgtttgaAATACAGCTTATTGTTTTTCCTAATGCCTTTTACTATCTTTTCTTGTAGACACAAGTTATTGACCCACTTCCTCAGACAAGAAGTCAACATGCGAGCAGCCCAATCTTGTCTAGTGGAGGAGGCGTTGGTGTGAACCCAGCTCAGCCCAAACCTAACCTCACCTCCAGCAGCTCTGGTGGTGCAGTTGGCTCATTCTACACGCAAGCGACTAGTAAACCTGCCAGAAGTCCTGTGGCACAGCTTCCCTCAAACTCCTCAACTTTGAGTGCTGTACCTGCAAAAAAGCCTGCCATCTCTGTGAGAGGAAAATGTTTACCTCACACAGAGGACCGCTTCAGAGTAGAAGTGGGCTACCATGCAGAGCTTATTGCTGTTTTCAAATCTATCCCCTCCAAGACCTATGGTAAGTATTTTCCAATGTAACTATGTTTGCTTGCATCTGGCTCCTGATGGTCAGTGCTTTTTGCAGCCACAAAAAAAGTACTTGGGCAGCATCacacatttaaaactgcattgcTATTGAAACACGATATTCAAGACAGACAAGGCAACGAAAACTGTCAAAACTAGTCGGGTTAACTCACAATTCCAGCTCAGACCAAATTAACAAAAGAGTCAATAGCTCAAGGAGGTTCTGCAGCACTACGTGCCACATAGGTCTGTATCAAACCTCAATAGTTTTTGAGTACCGACTTACTCTATTATTTTTCGTAGCAGCTTGTATTGTAATTTCCAAATAATACCAGGTCTTAGTGCCACAGTGCTTCTGTACACATAATCAGGATAACCTGCAAGGCCAAACAATTACTGAATTACTCAACACACTATTGCAAAGCTATATAAACTCCGATCTTCACCCTTAGCAGTGTAAGTATTATTACTAAACAGGAATACCAGATTCCAGAATGTAGTTATTCTGCACCATATGTCTGGTTTTGTAAGTCCATCTCAATCTCTGTACTGCCTTCTGGGGAAATAAAGTTTATAAAGTATTCTTCTCTATTTTAGACCCTGCCACAAAGATGTGGAACTTCAGCCTGGAGGACTATCAACAGCTAAGTGGGTACATTAGGGAAATATTCGTGGAAACCTGCACTAATTTTTCTCAGTAGTAGCCTCAATTTAAAGGCATGATGGTATTCATCTTGTCTGGGTTGCTGCTAGATCTCCCCTGTCTTGACCCTGTGTTTCAGTGGAGGAGGCAGCATCTATAACCTCTGTGTCTTTGAGGCCACTGGAGGGAATGGAAGCAGTGGACGTTGCAGCAGCCACCAGCCGAGCTCGTGACGGTGCAGCGCTTGGGGCGCTGCTGAAGCTGTGTAATGGCTGGCAGAAACCTGGAGCCAGTCTGCAGGGCCAATGCATCCTGGTGTCTCGGACAAAGTTCGAGGTTGACATTGGTTATAATATCGCTGTCATTGCAGCATTCAAGCAAATGCCAACAAAGAACTATGGTAACAGTGATTTCATGTGATTGAtatcctttttctgtctctttgacaATATTTTATCATGTTGTATTTACATTGTATGGCTTCcgatgtttaattttttgttattttttgtttgtgtgacagacatgaaaacaaGAAAGTGGAGCTTTTCACTAGAGGATTACAAGAGACTCAGTGAGTAacaacatttgcttttttttagcaggtttatctctgtgtttgtctctgttatgTTTGCCATCTTGTCTGACCGTGCTGTGTTCCATACCCAGTGGATCTCCTCAGTGGGATAGCAGCAGTGGAGGTGGAGCCTCTGCCCAGGGCAGTAATCCAGGCTTTCTCTGCCAGGTTTGACGGGACTGAAGCCAGGTCTGTAGACGTCCCTGAAGCAGACCTTTCCAGCATCGACCCCTCGCTCACCCGCAGCCTTATGCCCTTCCAGAAGGAGGGAGTCAAGTAGGTGTCATTAGTGCTCTTTCTGCATGGTGTAGCCAGTAACTCAATAGTAGGAGACAGCTATTTATCCATAATTTGCACGGTCTTGTGCAAATGAAGAGATGCTTATCATAATAGgtaataatgatatttttttgccATTCCTGTGTGATATCAAATCCACCAATTGAAAGGGTTTGATTGGCGTGACTACCACTTATTGTCCTGCTGTAGCTTTTAATTTCTGCAATTGTTTGTGTACCTGTAGTTTTGCAGTGTTTAAACAAGGCCGCCTTCTCCTGGCTGATGATATGGGCCTGGGAAAGACAGTTCAGGCCATTTGCATAGCAGCCTACTACAGGAATGAATGGCCCTTACTGGTGGTGGCTCCCTCCTCTGTGCGATTCACCTGGGCTGAGGTAATAACAATCAACACTGTCTCTGTTACTCCAAGTTTTGTGCCTAGAAGAAAAATAGCTCATTACTTAGTAGGTCTTGGAGTTTATCACTTTGTTTCCATTTAATGGTGTCATCAGTCTGCATTAAGTCAGCAGGCACCCTCTTAAAGATATCCCTCCAGTGTCCTTTGACAAAAGCTCGTCCCTACACATTATAATGCTGGCTTCTGTTTAAAGCTCTCTGCATTTGAGGAATGTTAATACTGTTCCCCAAGGACTACTTGAACTCTGTTAGGTGCTTTATCTTCAGTAGGGAAGATGGTAGCATTGAATTTCTTGCTTCCATTGCTCAGTTTCCTAGGTGCAGACGTATAACTTGAACTGTGAAGCACTGATTTATGATGGAGGTGTTAATACAGCTTATTTATTAGGCGACTTTGttgacttttctctctcactgatATCTGCTTTTCCTGATGATAAAGCTTGAAATATATTGTTTACTATTGTTGCAaataacaactgttttcattatgactaatctgctgattattttctcaataaatctcttaactgttttgtctgtaaaaatgtcacagcattaaaaatgcCCGTTATAAGAGCAAGGTGAGAACCAAAGGTGCTGTATTGAGAGTGCTCGTTCAATCCTATCAGTAGTCCACACCACTtaaaattttcagtttactatcatgtatgacaaaaaaaaaacaaaacaggaaatcatCATATTTGAAAAAGGAGAATaaggaaatgtttggcatgtttACTTGAAAACTGACATgataaatcaattatcaaaatagctgctggttaattttttgtcagttgACTAAAAGATTTATCACCCTGTTTATTCAGCTCGATTGTTTACATGTTGCATCACTTTTTTAGACcttttctgtggttttatttgaaagcagACAGGTTTGTCTTGTACTGCAAAGCCACTGTAGCGCACCCACTCTTGGGATCATTGAAATGTTAGTGCATCCTTGTCCCTTTTTTCCTTCTACAATTTCAATACATCTAATTTCAGAGTCCATCTCAGGTTTTGTAGAGTGTGTCTCATATGCTGTAGCAACTAttctcagcagcagcattaaTAGACTGCACTAACAGCGTATTTTCAGAGGAGCTTTGCTTGGCCTTCTGTCTATTGACAAGACCAGACAGTCTGTTCTCTAAATAGATATCTTGGATCAAATATACTCCCCCAATCGGGAGTTGCAATCACAGAGTAGAGTTTAGTCAAAGGCTGTTGTCCCATGAAAGGAAACTTGCCCTGTCTGGCTTGGCTATTGTCTGTTAGTCTTGAGCATTTGGCCAAGTCGACTGCAAAGCATGGGAGCTATAACTTAATGAGTTTAAGCCAGATTGACAGGCAAATGGAAAGCAAGTATTTCAATTGTAAGAAACATTTGGCCAACATTGGAAAATTTTCCCAAACCACATGATTGCTTGtttatacagtggcatgaaaaagtttgggcacccctggtcaaaatgtctgttgccGTTAAGCCAGTAAAAGATGAATAGATCTCCAAAAGgaataaagatgaaatattctttccaacattttaagcaagaaaagtgcattatttttgttttgtacaattttaggGTGAACAACAGCAAGGAGGACCATTcaaaagtttgggtaccccaagagatttgagctctcaaataacttttaccaaggtctaAGATCTTATTTAGCTTGTaagggctatggcttgttcatATTATCGTTAGGACAGGCCAAGTGATGcgaatttcaaagctttataaaatactcgactcctcaaaccttgtcccaacaatcagtaaaaaaaataattgacgcccacaaaacaggagaaggctataagaagatagtaAAGCGTTTTTTTaggtagccatttcctcagttcgtaatgtaattaagaaacgGCAGTTAAtaggtggaggtcaagttgaggtctggaagaccaaactatcagagagaactgctcataggattactagaaagaaaaatcaaaacccaCATTTGGCTGCAAAAGTATATTTAGCAGACTCTTGAGTGGTGGTGCATTGTTCTACTGggcagcaacacctgcacaaatatgaccttaaTGGAAGAGAAAATTCAGCATCTGAAGTTTGCAAAGGAGCAtttaaacaagcctgatgccTTTTGGAAAAAATTCCTGTGGACTCATGActttaaaatagaactttttggttGCAGTAAGCAAAGGTagtttggagaaaaaatggtgcggaatttcatgaaaagagcaCCTCTCCAACTGTCTCCAACATGGGGTGGCttgatcatgctttgggcttttGTTGCAgtcagtggcacagggaacatttcactggtagagggaagaacgGATTTGCTTTAATACCCGCAtattctgggagcaaacatcatactgtctgtaaaaaagctgaggTTGAAAAGatgatggcttctacaacaggataataatcccaaaaacacctcaaaatccacaatagactacctcaagaggcacaagctaAAGGTTTTGCCATGACCCTCACAGTCACCCAAACTAAACATCATTGAAATTTTCTGTGGATAGATATCAAtagagcagtgcatgcaagacagccAAAGAATCTCACAGATCTGGAAGACCTTTGCAAGGAAAaatgggcgaaaatccccca
This window contains:
- the smarcal1 gene encoding SWI/SNF-related matrix-associated actin-dependent regulator of chromatin subfamily A-like protein 1, producing MSNRLTAEQQRKIEENRRRALERRAQRLGQAVKQTSAGFNSTSVQIQPSKQSVAPDPAALAHHRDTSSPASAPQRFVPLPRKESQSFNNQTQGAPKHQQLSDSGNQINQSPLCNPASSRQTQVIDPLPQTRSQHASSPILSSGGGVGVNPAQPKPNLTSSSSGGAVGSFYTQATSKPARSPVAQLPSNSSTLSAVPAKKPAISVRGKCLPHTEDRFRVEVGYHAELIAVFKSIPSKTYDPATKMWNFSLEDYQQLMEEAASITSVSLRPLEGMEAVDVAAATSRARDGAALGALLKLCNGWQKPGASLQGQCILVSRTKFEVDIGYNIAVIAAFKQMPTKNYDMKTRKWSFSLEDYKRLMDLLSGIAAVEVEPLPRAVIQAFSARFDGTEARSVDVPEADLSSIDPSLTRSLMPFQKEGVNFAVFKQGRLLLADDMGLGKTVQAICIAAYYRNEWPLLVVAPSSVRFTWAEAFRRWLPSLSPDRINVVVKAKDNLRSGLVNIISYDLLSRMDKQQPGNPFSVLIMDESHFLKNIKTARCKAALPLLKAAKRVILLSGTPAMSRPSELYTQILAVRPALFPRFHEFGIRYCDAKQMTWGWDYSGSSNLGELKLLLEECLMLRRLKSDVLSQLPAKQRKVVTVTIDGINTRTKAALSAAAKKLAKGHRNKTEEKEALLIFYNHTAEAKLQAITEYITDMLECGREKFLVFAHHKLVLDHITTELGKKNVCFIRIDGTTPSAERQQLCEKFQYSTKTCVAVLSITAANMGLTLHSADLVIFAELFWNPGVLIQAEDRVHRIGQTSNVNIHYLVARGTADDHLWPMIQDKMNVLEQVGLSESNLSDNAVNASFHSKDPNQRSIMEMFQRSFTADDNIDEAILLEAANDWEDTPPENSSGQHHGMVGRSPSRKSIKDYFSR